From the Bombus vancouverensis nearcticus chromosome 3, iyBomVanc1_principal, whole genome shotgun sequence genome, one window contains:
- the TFAM gene encoding mitochondrial transcription factor A — MVYFGRFIFLMRSDNLLRTRNCLLNLYQNASRSTLNQLKDTIFPPKPKKPEPPFLLYVKHVKSKFLKETPDMGYSLILKRASKEWAELDFTEKECFIDQYHTNFEAYKNELKEYNDSLTDEQRQLWKKKKKEYEKYNSNKNGMLGKPKKPPNAYFCYMSSKKNNKNPDMTSKEWVKSLTTSWKELSEAEKESYITKATQLQTQYDKDLEKWEMEMIQSGHIDVVRSKILTKYKKTNKENKE, encoded by the exons TTATATTTCTTATGCGGTCGGATAACCTATTGCGCACAAG aaATTGCTTATTAAATTTGTACCAAAATGCCTCAAGAAGCACATTGAATCAGTTAAAAGATACAATCTTTCCACCAAAACCAAAGAAGCCAGAACCTCCGTTTCTTCTATATGTGAAACATGTTAAATCCAAATTTCTCAAAGAAACACCTGATATGGGATATTCACTGATATTAAAGAGAGCATCCAAGGAATGGGCAGAATTAGATTTTACCGAAAAGGAATGTTTTATAGACCAATATCATACAAATTTTGAAGCATATAAGAAtgaattaaaagaatataatgaTTCTCTTACCGACGAACAAAGACAATtatggaaaaaaaagaaaaaagaatatgaaaaatataatagtaAT AAAAATGGAATGCTTGGAAAACCAAAGAAACCACCAAATGcatatttttgttatatgtcatcaaagaaaaataacaaaaatccAGATATGACTAGTAAG GAATGGGTAAAATCATTGACCACAAGTTGGAAAGAATTATCAGAAGCAGAGAAGGAATCATATATCACAAAAGCTACTCAACTTCAGACACAATACGATAAGGATTTAGAAAAGTGGGAGATGGAAATGATACAATCTGGTCATATTGATGTTGTGAGATctaaaattttaacaaaatataagaaaactaacaaagaaaataaggaataa